The following are encoded in a window of Nibricoccus aquaticus genomic DNA:
- a CDS encoding MazG family protein, whose protein sequence is MSAIEELRKTIARLRAPGGCPWDQEQTHASLTRCLIDEVSELLETIDRGDMPHMREELGDVLIQVVFHAQIAEEAGHFTLEDVAREVNEKLVRRHPHVFGDHAKLGTGAEVVVKWEEIKAQEKAAKGDAGKTESIFKELPPKLPSLMYAEAIWKQIEKKKLPVGEDVNVTRIHALGAELNTVELGRLLFEIAAASRVKGLDPEGALRLYAERVKDDVEKRAQQAK, encoded by the coding sequence ATGAGTGCCATTGAAGAGCTTCGCAAAACGATCGCGCGGTTGCGTGCGCCGGGTGGGTGTCCTTGGGATCAGGAGCAGACGCATGCGTCGCTCACGCGTTGTCTGATAGATGAGGTCAGCGAGTTGCTTGAGACGATCGACCGGGGCGATATGCCGCACATGCGCGAGGAGCTGGGCGATGTGTTGATCCAGGTGGTTTTTCACGCGCAGATCGCGGAGGAGGCGGGGCACTTTACTCTCGAAGATGTAGCGCGAGAGGTGAACGAAAAGTTAGTCCGGCGGCATCCACATGTGTTCGGGGATCACGCGAAGCTAGGGACGGGCGCGGAGGTCGTGGTGAAGTGGGAGGAGATCAAGGCGCAGGAGAAGGCGGCGAAGGGGGACGCGGGGAAAACGGAAAGTATTTTTAAGGAGCTGCCGCCGAAGCTGCCGTCGCTGATGTATGCGGAGGCGATCTGGAAGCAGATCGAGAAGAAGAAACTGCCGGTGGGCGAGGACGTGAACGTGACGCGTATCCATGCTTTGGGCGCGGAGCTGAACACGGTGGAACTCGGGCGGTTGTTGTTCGAGATCGCGGCGGCGAGCCGGGTGAAGGGGCTCGACCCGGAAGGGGCGTTGCGGTTGTACGCGGAGAGGGTGAAGGACGATGTCGAAAAGCGCGCGCAGCAAGCGAAGTGA